A window of Cellulomonas wangleii genomic DNA:
CGGAGCCGCAGCTCCGGGGGCCGTCGTGCGTCCGTGAGGCGTCCCGTCAGCTCGAGGGGACCTCGCCCTCCTCGGAGCGGCTGAACGTGTAGGTGTTCTCCGGGCCGAACTGGTAGATGCCGATGAAGGCCGACGACGGGTCGTTGGACTCGTTGAACGGACCGACGCCCGAGGCCGCCTGGTAGGCGATCTCCTCGCCGTCCTCGATCAGCTGGGAGCACTCCTCCCAGCCGGTGCACTCGGTGCCGCCGTCGGCGCCCGAGACCGCCGTCATGTTGGCCTGGATGGTCTCACCGTCCGACGCACCGCCCTTGAGGGCCGCGAGGGCGACGAGCATGGTCGCGTCGTACGACTCGGGGCCGTAGGAGAAGTCCTTCAGCTCCGGGTCGATCTCCAGCAGACGCCCCTGGAACTCCTCCGACGGGTACGCGCCGGGCAGCGTGCCCTGAGCGTTCTCGAGGGTCCCCGCGGGGAAGCCGACGTCACCCTCGGTCCCGAAGTTCTGCAGGTTCCCGTCGACGAAGTACGTCTTGCTCATGTCCCAGCCCTGGGCGACGAGCTCGCGCACGATCGCCGGGGTCTGGTCCGTGAACGACAGGATCGCGATCGCGTCGGGCGACGCGGCGATGGCGTCGGCGACGATGGTGGCGAAGTTCGTCTCGTCCGGGTCGAACTCCTGGCCCGACGTGCCGTAGACGACGGAGCCGCCCGCGTCGGTGACGACGCCCTCGACGACGTCGCGCAGCGACGTGCCGTACGAGTCGTTGAAGACGAGGATGCCGACGTTGCTGGCACCGTCGCTGACGATCAGGTTGCCCAGGACGTCGCCCTGGACGCTGTCCGGCGGCGCGGTGCGGAAGTAGAAGTCGTTGTACCCGGACAGGTCCGTCGCGGTGTTGGCCGGCGAGACCTGGACGATGCCGGCGCCGGTGATGTCGTCGACGATGTTGAGGGTCACGGAGGACGACGCGGCACCGATGATGGCCGAGACGCCCCCGGAGATGAGCTCCTGGGCGGAGGCCGTCGCCACGGACGCGTTCTTCGCGTCCGACGAGTCCGTGTGCTTCACCTCGACGTCCGCGCCGAAGAGGCCACCGGCGCCGTTGATCTCCTTGACCGCGAGGTCCACGCCGGCGATCTCGGGCGGGCCGAGCTGGGCGAGCGACCCGGTGACGGGGAGGATGGTGCCGATCACCAGCGGCTCACCGCTCCCGCCGCCGGCGTCGCCGTCCGTCGGCTCGTCAGCGGAGTCGGACCCTCCGGCGCAGGCGGTCAGCGCGAGCGCGAGCACGCCCGCGACCGCCAGCGTGCGTCCTGCACGTGTCGAACGAATCATGCGTGTGGTACCCCTCTGTGAGCACTGCTCCGGCCTGGGCCCGTACGGACCCGGCGAATGTGGCGAGAACGTACTCATCGTTTGTGTCCGACATGTGAATGGCAATGTCTCGCCCGGATGTCGTTGTGCACTTGTGACCAAGAACGCCGCGAGCCCGGTCGGCGCCGAGGCGTCGACCGGGCTCGCGGTCCGGTTGCGGAAGAGCTCGGGCAGGGTCAGGAGGCGGCGCCGCCGACCTGCTCGATGACGGCGTCGGCGACCTCACGCATCGTCAGACGGCGGTCCATCGACGTCTTCTGGATCCACCGGAACGACTCGGGCTCGGTCAGCCCCATCTTCGTCATCAGCAGGCCCTTGGCCCGGTCCACGCGCTTGCGGGTCTCGAAGCGCTCGGCGAGGTCGGCCACCTCGGACTCCAGCGCCGTGATCTGGGCGTAGCGGGAGATCGCGATCTCGACCGCGGGCAGCAGGTCGGCCGGGCTGAACGGCTTGACGACGTAGGCCATCGCCCCGGCGTCCCGCGCCCGCTCGACCAGCTCGGTCTGCGAGAACGCCGTGAGCAGCACGACGGGCGCGAGGTGCGCCTTGCCGATGCGCTCGGCCGCGGAGATGCCGTCGAGCACGGGCATCTTGACGTCCATGACCACGACGTCGGGCTTGAGCTCGGTGGCGAGCTCGACCGCGCGCTCGCCGTCACCGGCCTCCCCGACGACGTCGAACCCCGCCTCCGTGAGCGTCTCGACGACGTCCATGCGGATGAGCGCCTCGTCCTCGGCGACCACGGCGCGCCGTGCCGGGCGCGAGGCGGACGTCGCCGCGCGCGGCGCGGCCTGGGCGGCGGACAGGTCCGCGGCCTGGGGCGCGTCCTGCGTGGGCTCGGTGCTGTCGTCCTTGGTCACGAGCACAGCGTAGTGCGCCGACCGGCGGTGGTGGCGCGAAGCCGCCCGTGGCCGCCGTCACGTGGTGTCGCACGGGGTCCTGCGGGCCCACGACGACCTGCCGCGACATCCACCTCCGACGCGGGGGTACGCAGGACGGCGCGCGGGCGCGTGCGAACCGGGCCGCGGGCAGGGCCGCTCGCCCGGTACATTGGGCGCCGCTGGCCCCTGTGGCGGAATGGCAGACGCGCTCGGCTCAAACCCGAGTGCCGCAAGGCGTGAGGGTTCGAGTCCCTCCGGGGGCACCCGTCACGTGCGGTGGCGCGTCGGCGCGCTGCTCGCCACGCCCCCGCGTCACTCCAGCTCCAGCACGACGTCGAGCCCGAGGTTCGGGGTCGTGGGTCCAGGACGCCTCGATGCCGTCCCAGGACTCGACCTGTCGGCCCTGCTCGGGCGTCGTCCCCAGCATCGCGGTCCACGTCCGGTCGGGCAGCTCCACGCCGAGCGCCACACACCGCATGTCGTCCTCGGTGACCTCCCCGCTGTGCGTCAGTGCACCCCGGCCGTCCAGCCGCAGGCTGCGGCCGCCGTCGCCCAGCACACCGGCACCGCACCTGTCGTGCGCGTCGGCGAGCCGCTGGTCCCCCGCCACCAGGGCCGGGAGCCAGAAGCAGAGCCCGGCTGCGAGAGCCAGCCCTGCCGGGACCAGGAGGGGCTTGAGGTCCCGGGGCGCGGGTCCGGGCACCGGGACCGGGACCCATGACGCCGACCGCGAGTCGTACCACTGCGTGCCGTCGGGGCTCAGCACGGCGTCGGGTGGTGCGGTCGTCGGGTCGGGCACCGACGCGCTGGGGTCGTGCGACACGGGTCTCCTCCTGGCGCCGGCGAACGCGAAGGGCCGCGCCCGGGCGGGGGCCCGTCGTGTCATCGGTCGCCAGGAAGGTGGGGTTGATCACCGGACCGGGTGGTCCGGCCACGGGGCGCGTCCGGTGCGGCGTCGGCCTCCGCCGTCGGGAGCCCCCGCCGGACAGCCCGCCCGTCGTCAGGCGGGACCGCTCCCGCTCAGCGAGACCTCGGACGCCGTCGCGGTCCCGGCGGTCCGGCCGGGAGCCGCCTCGAAGCCCCAGTACAGGTTCGTGTGGGCGATCACCTCGGCGGGCGGGGGTGCGCCCCACGGCGTGAGGTCCTCGGTCGTGTGGGCGTCGGACACCAGCGTGACGTCGTACCCGCGCGTGAACGCGCCGTGGGCTGTCGAGCGGATGCAGGCGTCGGTCTGCGCCCCGGCGACGACGATCCGCCCCACCCCGCGGGCGGCGAGCAGGTCCTCCAGCTCGGTGGCCTCGAACGCGTCGCCGTACAGCTTGCGCACCACCGGCTCGCCCTCGCCGACCGTGAGCTCGGGGACGATCTGCCACGCGTCCGAGCCCAGGGGCAGCTCGTCGCTGCTGTGCTGGACCCAGAGCACGTCGGCGCCCTCGGCGCGCGACCGCTCGACGAGGCCGGCGATCCTGCCCAGGACGCCGTCACGGTCGTGGGCGCCCGCGAGGACACCGTTCTGCGTGTCGATGACGAGCAGCGCGGACCGGGGGCGGTTCTGCAGCGTGGTCATGGCGTCCTCCTGCTTCCGTGGCGGGCCCCGTGCCCGACGCCGGCGACGCTACGCCCGCCCACCGACAGGACCGGCGGCACTGGCCCCCGGGCGGACGGGGACGGCGGGTGGCAGGGTGTGGCCGGGAGGTACGGCGTGCAGCCAGGGGCGATGTCCGACGTGGAGCGCCGTGCCGTGCGCTCGACGTACCGGAGCCTGCGCCTCGCCGTCGTGGTGCTGCCGGCGCTGCTCGTCACGGCCGTCGTCAGCGAGTCCGTGCGCGCCGGCTGCTGGCTCGACTCGTTGAGCGCCTACTACTGGACCGGGGCGCACGACGCCTTCGTCGGCGCGCTGTGCGCGGTGGGTGCGGTCCTCGTGGTGTACACCGGCGCCGACGACGTCGAGGACGCCCTGCTCGACGTGGCGGGACTCCTCGCGTTCGTCGTCGCGCTGACGCCCACCGAACCGGGGCCAGGCTGTGACGGGCCGGCGCCGGTCGAGGTCCCCGCGATGCTCGCCGACGCACGGACCGGGCTCACCGCCCTCGTCGTGGCCGGTGCGATCGGCTGGACGCTGCGGGCGGTCGTGGCTGCGCGCAGCGGTCCGCCCCGGCGGTCGTGGGTCGTGGGTGCGGCCGGCGGGGCGGCCGTCGCCGTGCTCGCGGTCGCCCTCCTCGTCGCGCCGGGCACCGTGATCGACCGCGCGCACGACGTGGCCGCGGTCCTGCTGTTCGTCGCCGTGGTCGGGGTGATGCTCCGCCACGCCTCGACGTCGCGGACAGCCTCCGCCCGGTGGGCGCTCGCGTACGCGCTCCTGGCCACCGCGACGCTGGTGACGCTCGCCGTCGTCGTGGTGCTGCGCGCGACCGTGCCGACCTGGACGCAGTCCGTGCTGGTCCTCGAGACCGGCCTGGTCGCGTTGTTCGCCGGCTACTGGGTGCTGCAGACCGTCGAGCTCTGGGGCGTCGACGTCGCGCGCCCCGCGCCCACCCGGCCCGGCGTGCCCGGCCAGATGCCCTGAGCCACCGTGCCGCCACCCGTCAGGGGGCCGCGCCGGACGGGACCGGGTCCGGTCGCACGACCGTGCTGCACGTGCCGACCGGCGTCCCGTCGACCACCAGCTCGCTGTCCACGCGGACCTCCGACGCCGCCGGCAACCGGTCGACGGCAACCTCCCCGAGGATCGTGAGCTCGTCCTCGAGATACGTGTTCGTCGTCCCGCCGTGCCAGGTGCGCCCCTCGGTGGCGCCACCGGTCCCCGTGACCGTCGTGTCCACCCGGACCTCGTCGGACGACGTCCCCGGTGGCACGCGCCACGTGACGGTCCACGGCGAGTCGGGCCCCGGCAGCTCACGCCGGACCCCGAACCGCGTCTCCCACGACCGGTAGACCTGCCACTCGACGTGCGCCGTCACACCCGCCGGTCCCGTGACGACCTCGCACGGCTGGTCGACGGGCGTGGCGGCCGACCCTCCGGACCAGGGGAACAACCCGACGACACCCAGGCCGCACACCAGGCCCGCGACGGGGCGCGCCCACCTGCCGACCACCGGCGGCACCGGCCGCCACGCGGGCGGCCAGGGCGACACCACCACCACGGTCCCCGTGACCGAGTCGGCGAACGTCCGCCGTTGCCCCTCCCACAACGGCCGGAGGTACCCCACCAGCAGGATCGCGTCGAGCACGTGCGCGAGCTGGCGGACCAGCGTCCGCACCACCCCGGCCGGTCGTCCGTCGTCGGCTCGCACCACCACGAGACCCACGGCCCGCTTCCCGACCGTCGCGCCCGTCCAGCCCTGCAGCAGCAGCAGCCCGACGACCACCGCGAGGACGGTCCACGAGGTCACAGTCGTCGACGCCTCCGACCCGGTGGCCGGGTCGGGACCCAGCCCCGGCCACAGCTCCGGGGCCGAGGCCGTCGGCGCGACCAGCCAGGTGACGGTCCCGAGCAGGGCCGAGTCGAGGAGGACGGCGACCACCCGCAGCGACCACGGCGCGTAGCGCGGGAC
This region includes:
- a CDS encoding RDD family protein, translated to MSLDAAAPDVRATEGGVPRYAPWSLRVVAVLLDSALLGTVTWLVAPTASAPELWPGLGPDPATGSEASTTVTSWTVLAVVVGLLLLQGWTGATVGKRAVGLVVVRADDGRPAGVVRTLVRQLAHVLDAILLVGYLRPLWEGQRRTFADSVTGTVVVVSPWPPAWRPVPPVVGRWARPVAGLVCGLGVVGLFPWSGGSAATPVDQPCEVVTGPAGVTAHVEWQVYRSWETRFGVRRELPGPDSPWTVTWRVPPGTSSDEVRVDTTVTGTGGATEGRTWHGGTTNTYLEDELTILGEVAVDRLPAASEVRVDSELVVDGTPVGTCSTVVRPDPVPSGAAP
- a CDS encoding cysteine hydrolase family protein produces the protein MTTLQNRPRSALLVIDTQNGVLAGAHDRDGVLGRIAGLVERSRAEGADVLWVQHSSDELPLGSDAWQIVPELTVGEGEPVVRKLYGDAFEATELEDLLAARGVGRIVVAGAQTDACIRSTAHGAFTRGYDVTLVSDAHTTEDLTPWGAPPPAEVIAHTNLYWGFEAAPGRTAGTATASEVSLSGSGPA
- a CDS encoding ANTAR domain-containing response regulator — translated: MTKDDSTEPTQDAPQAADLSAAQAAPRAATSASRPARRAVVAEDEALIRMDVVETLTEAGFDVVGEAGDGERAVELATELKPDVVVMDVKMPVLDGISAAERIGKAHLAPVVLLTAFSQTELVERARDAGAMAYVVKPFSPADLLPAVEIAISRYAQITALESEVADLAERFETRKRVDRAKGLLMTKMGLTEPESFRWIQKTSMDRRLTMREVADAVIEQVGGAAS
- a CDS encoding ABC transporter substrate-binding protein, producing the protein MIRSTRAGRTLAVAGVLALALTACAGGSDSADEPTDGDAGGGSGEPLVIGTILPVTGSLAQLGPPEIAGVDLAVKEINGAGGLFGADVEVKHTDSSDAKNASVATASAQELISGGVSAIIGAASSSVTLNIVDDITGAGIVQVSPANTATDLSGYNDFYFRTAPPDSVQGDVLGNLIVSDGASNVGILVFNDSYGTSLRDVVEGVVTDAGGSVVYGTSGQEFDPDETNFATIVADAIAASPDAIAILSFTDQTPAIVRELVAQGWDMSKTYFVDGNLQNFGTEGDVGFPAGTLENAQGTLPGAYPSEEFQGRLLEIDPELKDFSYGPESYDATMLVALAALKGGASDGETIQANMTAVSGADGGTECTGWEECSQLIEDGEEIAYQAASGVGPFNESNDPSSAFIGIYQFGPENTYTFSRSEEGEVPSS